Part of the Salinimonas iocasae genome, TGTTGGTAATTGAAAATAATCTGCTACAACTTAAAGATAACGAAAAACCGCGACAGCAGGGTATTTATGTTGATTTTCTGGCTGGAGATATTCAGTACAGACGGCAACATGGCGGAGGTAAAAAAGAACCTATTGCAAAAGCAGTGGGGGTTAAGGGACAGAATGTACCTACTGTAGTAGATGCAACACCAGGCCTTGGCAGAGATGCATATGTGCTGGCGTCATTGGGCTGTAAAGTCATTATGGTGGAACGTTCAGCAGTCGTTGCTGCCTTACTGGAAGACGGTCTGCGAAGGTTGGCAGAGTCTGAACCAGCGTTAGCCGGACAGCTTTCGCTGGTTCATGGAAACAGTATTGAGGTTATGGCTGGCTGGACAGCTCCGGATATTGATGTGGTGTATTTGGATCCGATGTTTCCTCACCGCAAAAAGGCGGCAGCAGTTAAAAAAGAAATGAAAGTGTTTCAGCAGTTGTTGGGTGACGATCCGGATTCAGATCAGCTATTGGCACCGGCACGTCGTCTGGCACGAAAAAGAGTTATAGTGAAGCGGCCTAACAGTGCGGCATACCTTGCTGATACAGCGCCGTCGATGGCAATAGCCAGTAAAAAACATCGTTTTGATGTTTACATAAAATAATCAGGAGAAAAACATGTTGAATGTAGGTGGTTCCTTACCAGAAGTCTCGTTTGGAATAATCAAGGACGGAGAACTCATCAACCCGCACACAAATGCACTCTTTGGCGATAAAAAAGTAGTGGTGTTTGGTGTACCCGGTGCCTTTACACCTACCTGTTCAGAAGCACATCTACCTGGCTACGTTGCGCTTGCTGACAAGCTGAAAGCCAGGGGCGTTGATGAGATAATGTGTGTTTCGGTAAATGATGCGTTTGTAATGGATGCGTGGAAAAAAGCAAGCAACGCAGATGAGATTATTATGCTGGCTGATGGTAATGCTGTTTTTACCAAAAATATCGGGCTGGATATGGATACGGGCACGTTCGGTGGTACGCGCTCGCTACGATACTCAATGCTTGTTGAAGACGGTATTGTGACGCAGCTGAACGTCGAGGATCCGGGTCGTTTTGATGTTTCTGATGCGCAGACAATGCTGGATAGTCTTTAAGCCGGTAATATAAGTAAACCAAGCCTGAGGTTGTGGCGTATACACTCAGGCTTTCGTTATAATACGTTTTTAGCAGACGGAATAAATTTAATGTTTTATTTCTGGTGCGGTAAACACACTCTGCTAAACTCGAACAATAATAACGAAACTTTCCGAGGTGAAGGTCAGGCAGTACTTCACGTATTGTAAACCTATACCCAGCGCGCATTCGAGTCAGTCAGGACTGTCTGACGTTCTTCTATTTCGCTGGGCCATGGAGGGTTGTACTTATGGCAAAAGGCCAAAAGTTCAATGTATATCTAATTTCTCCGTCTTGCTATTCAGATGTTCAGCAGGACCCGAATGTCAATCTTTTTAAAGGATTGCTTAATACCTGCGGTTACGATGTAATCGAATTAGGTAGCACCGAGGCATTGCCTGAAACCTCCAATCAGGATCTGGTTTTCTACGATGCCGCGACACAGACCAATAAACTCAGCGACTTTTATCAGCGCAACGGTAATGCCCGGTGGGTGTTGTTCAATCTGCAGCCAGGCGAACTTGATGAGTGCGAGGCAATTATCGCGGGCGTAGAGGGCACATTCTATGCGTCGGATTCACCGGAATTGTTGCTTAAAGGTGTACGTCGTTTAGATAAAA contains:
- a CDS encoding response regulator transcription factor; amino-acid sequence: MAKGQKFNVYLISPSCYSDVQQDPNVNLFKGLLNTCGYDVIELGSTEALPETSNQDLVFYDAATQTNKLSDFYQRNGNARWVLFNLQPGELDECEAIIAGVEGTFYASDSPELLLKGVRRLDKMDVWFKRGSINEALRRMRQYARRPAISKTRASRPTDSAAHPKLTKRELTIIELVSKGSQNQEIADQLHISVNTVKTHIYSIFRKTHSRNRIELLSWSQNYMSEQA
- a CDS encoding class I SAM-dependent methyltransferase, which encodes MATQWNLPLAATLPDGLMLVIENNLLQLKDNEKPRQQGIYVDFLAGDIQYRRQHGGGKKEPIAKAVGVKGQNVPTVVDATPGLGRDAYVLASLGCKVIMVERSAVVAALLEDGLRRLAESEPALAGQLSLVHGNSIEVMAGWTAPDIDVVYLDPMFPHRKKAAAVKKEMKVFQQLLGDDPDSDQLLAPARRLARKRVIVKRPNSAAYLADTAPSMAIASKKHRFDVYIK
- a CDS encoding peroxiredoxin; translation: MLNVGGSLPEVSFGIIKDGELINPHTNALFGDKKVVVFGVPGAFTPTCSEAHLPGYVALADKLKARGVDEIMCVSVNDAFVMDAWKKASNADEIIMLADGNAVFTKNIGLDMDTGTFGGTRSLRYSMLVEDGIVTQLNVEDPGRFDVSDAQTMLDSL